From a single Chitinophaga sp. Cy-1792 genomic region:
- the fabD gene encoding ACP S-malonyltransferase yields the protein MKHAYVFPGQGSQFPGMGKNLYETNAKAKDLFEKANEILGFRISDIMFSGTEEDLKQTKVTQPAVFLHAVIGFLCTEHGQPDMVAGHSLGEFSALVANGTLSFEEALKLVAVRANAMQKACEMQPGTMAAVLALDDAKVEEICAAVTAETGEVVVAANYNCPGQLVISGTVKGIEIACERMKAAGAKRALVLPVGGAFHSPLMAPAKDELKAAIETATFNTPACPVYQNVAAAAVTEPAQIKQNLIDQLTGAVRWTQSVQAMVADGAGEFTEVGPGKVLQGLVQKIHKEAVVNGIENK from the coding sequence AAGCAAAGGACCTGTTCGAGAAAGCGAATGAAATCTTAGGATTCCGTATTTCCGACATCATGTTTTCCGGAACAGAGGAAGACCTGAAGCAGACGAAAGTAACCCAGCCGGCGGTGTTTCTGCATGCGGTAATTGGTTTTCTCTGTACAGAGCATGGTCAGCCGGATATGGTAGCGGGTCACTCTCTGGGTGAGTTTTCTGCCCTGGTAGCTAACGGTACCCTCTCTTTCGAGGAAGCGCTGAAACTGGTTGCTGTGCGTGCGAACGCTATGCAGAAAGCCTGTGAAATGCAGCCTGGAACTATGGCGGCAGTACTGGCACTGGACGACGCCAAAGTAGAAGAAATTTGTGCTGCTGTAACCGCCGAAACCGGCGAAGTAGTGGTAGCTGCTAACTATAACTGTCCTGGCCAGCTGGTAATTTCCGGCACTGTAAAAGGTATTGAAATTGCCTGTGAGCGTATGAAAGCTGCCGGTGCAAAAAGAGCGCTGGTACTGCCTGTAGGTGGTGCTTTCCACTCTCCGCTGATGGCGCCTGCCAAAGACGAACTGAAAGCTGCTATCGAAACAGCCACCTTCAACACACCTGCTTGCCCGGTTTACCAGAACGTAGCTGCTGCTGCTGTTACTGAACCTGCTCAGATCAAACAAAACCTGATCGATCAGCTGACAGGTGCCGTAAGATGGACACAATCCGTTCAGGCTATGGTAGCTGATGGTGCGGGTGAATTCACCGAAGTAGGCCCTGGTAAAGTATTACAGGGACTGGTTCAGAAAATTCACAAAGAAGCTGTGGTAAACGGCATCGAGAATAAATAA
- a CDS encoding GNAT family N-acetyltransferase encodes MEKITVRVARKEDCPRLLELIRELAEYEKAPEEVTVTLEHFEEAGFGSNPVWKAFVATVMEDDKEFIVGFALYYVRYSTWKGSRLYLEDIIVTEKWRGRQVGQLLFEQLFEEAREKQFCGITFQVLEWNEPAINFYKKFQAKFDPEWINVSIEMK; translated from the coding sequence ATGGAAAAAATTACGGTAAGGGTTGCACGAAAAGAAGATTGTCCACGTTTATTGGAATTGATCAGAGAGCTGGCGGAATATGAAAAAGCGCCGGAAGAAGTAACCGTAACCCTCGAACACTTTGAAGAAGCAGGTTTTGGAAGCAATCCTGTATGGAAGGCATTTGTTGCAACAGTAATGGAGGACGACAAAGAATTCATCGTTGGATTTGCATTATATTACGTAAGGTATTCTACCTGGAAAGGGTCACGCCTCTACCTCGAAGATATTATCGTAACTGAAAAATGGAGAGGCCGCCAGGTAGGTCAGCTACTGTTTGAGCAACTGTTTGAGGAAGCCAGGGAGAAACAGTTCTGCGGCATCACTTTCCAGGTACTGGAATGGAATGAACCAGCGATTAATTTCTATAAAAAATTCCAGGCTAAATTCGACCCGGAATGGATAAATGTGAGCATAGAAATGAAATAG
- a CDS encoding DinB family protein yields the protein MKDILERYTAYNVWANKRVCTVLQKLTEEQAIQELGGSFGNMRDTVLHIWNAEAVWLQRLQLVEKPVEPGGTYPGSFSAGCDQWQKTSVMLESWVKAATPARLGHVVAFTRQKSDHYKMKAEDILMHACNHSSFHRGQLVSMLRQLGVTKIPSLDFSTFTTRK from the coding sequence ATGAAAGATATCCTCGAAAGATATACCGCTTACAATGTATGGGCCAACAAGCGCGTTTGTACAGTATTGCAGAAGCTGACGGAGGAGCAGGCAATACAGGAGCTGGGAGGAAGTTTTGGGAATATGCGGGACACGGTATTGCATATATGGAATGCCGAAGCAGTGTGGCTGCAGCGATTGCAGCTGGTAGAGAAGCCGGTGGAGCCCGGGGGGACATATCCGGGAAGTTTTTCCGCCGGTTGTGACCAGTGGCAGAAGACCTCCGTTATGCTGGAGTCGTGGGTGAAGGCAGCAACGCCGGCCAGGCTGGGACATGTGGTCGCCTTTACCAGGCAAAAAAGCGACCATTACAAGATGAAAGCCGAAGACATCCTGATGCATGCTTGCAACCACAGCTCTTTTCACCGGGGGCAGCTGGTATCTATGCTAAGGCAGCTGGGGGTTACAAAAATCCCGTCGCTGGACTTCAGCACATTTACTACAAGGAAATAG
- a CDS encoding GNAT family N-acetyltransferase encodes MTFLHDFHDLRLESTEKITDTFNLAFSDYLVPLHLTPSMLEEKMAAENLQRNFSIGAFNGSELCGFILHGTDSLENPLILYNGGTGVIPAYRGQRLVQQMYESFIPIYQQEGILQIILEVISTNQKAINAYKGSGFTQTRLLHSYKGDVQITRSLPEIEIVHNPSPDWLMLAGFMDMEPAWSNRPQCIKREASVITWEARKDGKVVGYLAINKNSRRIRNISVAPDYRRQGIGSALLKHATEALSSTAITALNVDDDFPEISLFFENAGMVNWLSQYEMVADI; translated from the coding sequence ATGACATTTCTCCATGACTTCCACGATCTCCGGCTGGAATCAACGGAAAAGATTACGGATACCTTTAATCTGGCTTTCAGCGACTACCTAGTGCCGCTGCACCTTACACCCAGCATGCTGGAAGAAAAAATGGCTGCAGAAAACCTGCAGCGTAATTTCTCCATCGGCGCTTTCAACGGTAGTGAACTATGTGGCTTTATTTTACACGGGACAGACAGCCTAGAAAATCCGCTCATTCTCTACAACGGAGGTACCGGTGTTATACCCGCCTACAGAGGCCAGCGGCTGGTACAGCAGATGTATGAATCTTTCATTCCCATCTACCAGCAGGAAGGCATTCTGCAGATTATCCTGGAAGTAATCAGCACCAACCAGAAGGCCATCAATGCCTATAAAGGCAGCGGATTTACCCAAACCCGTTTGTTACATAGTTACAAGGGAGATGTACAAATTACCCGTAGTTTACCTGAGATAGAGATTGTGCATAACCCTTCTCCCGATTGGTTGATGCTCGCCGGTTTCATGGATATGGAGCCTGCATGGAGTAATCGCCCGCAATGTATAAAAAGGGAAGCCAGCGTTATTACGTGGGAGGCCAGGAAAGATGGTAAGGTTGTCGGATATCTCGCGATCAATAAAAATAGCAGGCGTATCCGAAATATCAGTGTGGCACCGGACTACAGACGCCAGGGTATCGGCAGTGCACTGCTGAAACATGCTACTGAAGCACTGAGCAGTACCGCTATCACAGCACTCAACGTAGACGACGATTTCCCGGAGATCAGCCTCTTTTTTGAAAATGCCGGCATGGTCAACTGGTTATCCCAGTACGAAATGGTAGCCGATATATAA